The Brachybacterium huguangmaarense genome contains a region encoding:
- a CDS encoding ABC transporter ATP-binding protein has protein sequence MTATTLVEPAIRVTGLEKSFGGLHVLRGVDLEVERGSVVALLGSNGAGKTTLVRILSTLLRADADACAVRGIDVARRPEQVRETISLTGQFAAVDEILTGRENLVMIARLRHLHDPGRIADDLLARFSLAGSGGRRVGTYSGGMRRRLDIAMSLIGDPSVVVLDEPTTGLDPQARIEVWQAVRGLAENGTTVLLTTQYLEEAEQLADRIAILHHGRIIADGTLAELRRLLPPARAEYVEKQPTLEEIFLAIVGDEREGTPS, from the coding sequence ATGACCGCGACGACCCTCGTCGAGCCCGCGATCCGCGTGACCGGCCTCGAGAAGTCCTTCGGCGGCCTGCACGTGCTGCGCGGAGTGGACCTCGAGGTGGAGCGCGGCAGCGTCGTCGCGCTGCTCGGCTCCAACGGCGCGGGCAAGACGACGCTCGTCCGGATCCTGTCCACGCTGCTCCGGGCGGACGCCGACGCCTGCGCGGTGCGCGGGATCGACGTCGCGCGTCGTCCCGAGCAGGTGCGGGAGACGATCAGCCTCACCGGCCAGTTCGCCGCCGTCGACGAGATCCTCACCGGCCGCGAGAACCTCGTCATGATCGCGCGTCTGCGCCATCTGCACGATCCCGGCCGTATCGCCGACGACCTGCTCGCCCGCTTCTCGCTCGCCGGGTCCGGCGGCCGACGCGTGGGCACCTACTCGGGCGGGATGCGCCGTCGTCTCGACATCGCCATGAGCCTCATCGGCGACCCGTCGGTCGTCGTGCTCGACGAGCCGACGACGGGGCTCGACCCGCAGGCGCGCATCGAGGTGTGGCAGGCGGTGCGGGGCCTGGCCGAGAACGGGACCACGGTGCTGTTGACGACGCAGTACCTCGAGGAGGCCGAGCAGCTGGCCGACCGGATCGCGATCCTGCATCACGGCCGGATCATCGCCGACGGCACCCTCGCCGAGCTCCGGCGGCTGCTGCCTCCCGCGAGGGCCGAGTACGTCGAGAAGCAGCCGACGCTCGAGGAGATCTTCCTCGCGATCGTCGGCGACGAGCGGGAGGGAACACCGTCATAA
- a CDS encoding DUF1048 domain-containing protein has product MNIIEKVVGDSGDKRRWRDYRARVKALPDGYRTTAQALEHYLMYFGATGGDIWLTAYEDLADLFEQAAADGTPIREIVGADPVDFAETFAANYGGAGWITKERRRLTEAVEQAERQQGGERA; this is encoded by the coding sequence ATGAACATCATCGAGAAGGTCGTCGGGGACTCCGGCGACAAGCGCCGCTGGCGCGACTACCGGGCCCGCGTGAAGGCGCTCCCGGATGGCTACCGCACGACGGCCCAGGCGCTCGAGCACTACCTGATGTACTTCGGCGCCACCGGTGGCGACATCTGGCTGACGGCCTACGAGGACCTCGCCGACCTGTTCGAGCAGGCGGCCGCCGACGGCACCCCGATCCGCGAGATCGTCGGCGCCGACCCGGTCGACTTCGCCGAGACCTTCGCGGCCAACTACGGCGGCGCGGGCTGGATCACCAAGGAGCGACGGCGGCTCACCGAGGCCGTCGAGCAGGCCGAGAGACAGCAGGGCGGCGAGCGCGCATGA
- a CDS encoding PadR family transcriptional regulator produces the protein MLKGVLEGVVLALLAIRPAYGYEITAQLRERGFTEIAEGTVYALLVRVEQRGLVDVQKVPSEKGPPRKVYSLNAQGRDDLDEFWRMWSVLAGRLDELHQGDTHA, from the coding sequence ATGCTCAAGGGGGTTCTCGAGGGCGTGGTCCTGGCGCTCCTGGCGATCCGGCCCGCCTACGGGTACGAGATCACCGCCCAGCTGCGCGAGCGGGGTTTCACCGAGATCGCGGAGGGCACGGTGTACGCGCTCCTCGTGCGGGTCGAGCAGCGAGGACTCGTGGACGTGCAGAAGGTCCCCTCGGAGAAGGGACCGCCTCGCAAGGTGTACTCGCTCAACGCACAGGGGCGCGACGACCTCGACGAGTTCTGGAGGATGTGGAGCGTCCTCGCAGGGCGATTGGACGAGCTCCACCAAGGAGACACGCACGCATGA
- a CDS encoding fumarylacetoacetate hydrolase family protein translates to MRIARFTTGEDPQYGIIQPRDGQEMVYAITGDPLYTEIRPTGTVLPLEDVRLLAPVIPRSKVVCVGRNYAAHAAELGNEVPAQALYFLKPNTAVVGPGDPVVLPCYSDEVSPEAELAVVMKTIVKDVEPDDVRELILGYTCANDFTARDAQRSENQWFRAKAFDTSCPLGPWIETDLDVSDLAVRSAVDGETTQDGTTADMLRSIPELISEISRVTTLLPGDVVLTGTPAGVRTVPEGASVTVEIEGIGTLTNPVVRR, encoded by the coding sequence ATGCGTATCGCCCGATTCACCACCGGCGAGGATCCCCAGTACGGCATCATCCAGCCCCGCGACGGGCAGGAGATGGTCTACGCGATCACCGGGGACCCCCTGTACACCGAGATCCGTCCCACCGGCACCGTGCTCCCGCTCGAGGACGTGCGCCTGCTCGCCCCCGTCATCCCACGGTCCAAGGTCGTGTGCGTGGGCCGCAACTACGCCGCGCACGCCGCCGAGCTGGGCAACGAGGTCCCCGCCCAGGCGCTGTACTTCCTCAAGCCCAACACCGCCGTGGTCGGCCCCGGCGACCCGGTCGTGCTGCCCTGCTACAGCGACGAGGTGAGCCCCGAGGCCGAGCTCGCGGTCGTCATGAAGACGATCGTCAAGGACGTCGAGCCCGACGACGTGCGCGAGCTGATCCTCGGCTACACGTGCGCCAACGACTTCACGGCCCGCGACGCCCAGCGCTCCGAGAACCAGTGGTTCCGCGCCAAGGCCTTCGACACCTCGTGCCCGCTGGGCCCGTGGATCGAGACCGACCTCGACGTGAGCGACCTCGCCGTCCGCTCCGCCGTGGACGGCGAGACGACCCAGGACGGCACCACCGCCGACATGCTCCGCTCGATCCCCGAGCTCATCTCGGAGATCTCGCGCGTCACGACCCTGCTTCCCGGCGACGTCGTGCTCACCGGCACGCCCGCGGGCGTGCGCACCGTGCCCGAGGGCGCGAGCGTCACCGTCGAGATCGAGGGCATCGGCACCCTCACCAACCCCGTCGTGCGGCGCTGA
- the gltX gene encoding glutamate--tRNA ligase gives MVRTALYNWAHARHTGGRLVFRIEDTDAARDSEESYHELLDAMRWLGIDWDEGVEVGGPDGPYRQSQRSAIYADVIERLRAAGHIYESYSTAEESAARHRAAGRDPQLGYDGYDRDLTDEQRAAFRAEGREPVWRLRMPDEDITFTDLVRGEITFRAGSTPDYVVVRANGSPLYTLVNPVDDALMRITHVLRGEDLLSSTPRQVALYRALIDIGVTDRVPVFGHLPYVMGEGNKKLSKRDPESNLFLYREQGFLPEGMVNYIALLGWGYSADQDIFTREQMVERFDAADVNPNPARVDIKKATAINADHMRLLAPEDFTERMVPYLQAAGVVSDPITEREHALLASATPLVQPRMNLLGEAPDMLRFLFVADEDLVIEEDATRKLGEDPGAVLDRAIAEVEALDADAFATATLEKRLRGAIVDEMGIKPRLAFGPLRSAISGRRISPPLFESMELLGRDSSLARLRSFRDRLAAA, from the coding sequence ATGGTGCGCACGGCCCTGTACAACTGGGCGCACGCCCGCCACACGGGCGGCCGGCTCGTCTTCCGCATCGAGGACACCGACGCCGCGCGCGACAGCGAGGAGTCCTACCACGAGCTGCTCGACGCAATGCGCTGGCTCGGCATCGACTGGGACGAGGGCGTCGAGGTGGGCGGCCCCGACGGGCCCTATCGCCAGTCCCAGCGCAGCGCCATCTACGCCGACGTCATCGAGCGCCTCCGGGCCGCCGGACACATCTACGAGTCGTACTCGACGGCCGAGGAGTCGGCCGCGCGCCACCGTGCCGCGGGCCGCGACCCGCAGCTCGGCTACGACGGCTACGACCGCGACCTGACCGACGAGCAGCGCGCCGCCTTCCGGGCCGAGGGGCGCGAGCCCGTCTGGCGCCTGCGCATGCCCGACGAGGACATCACCTTCACCGACCTCGTGCGCGGCGAGATCACCTTCCGCGCCGGCTCGACCCCGGACTACGTGGTCGTGCGCGCCAACGGATCGCCGCTCTACACCCTCGTCAACCCCGTCGACGACGCCCTCATGCGCATCACCCACGTGCTGCGCGGCGAGGACCTGCTGTCCTCGACGCCCCGCCAGGTGGCCCTGTACCGCGCCCTCATCGACATCGGCGTGACCGACCGGGTGCCCGTGTTCGGCCACCTCCCGTACGTGATGGGCGAGGGCAACAAGAAGCTGTCCAAGCGCGACCCGGAGTCCAACCTGTTCCTCTACCGCGAGCAGGGCTTCCTGCCCGAGGGCATGGTCAACTACATCGCCCTGCTGGGCTGGGGCTACAGCGCCGACCAGGACATCTTCACGCGCGAGCAGATGGTCGAGCGGTTCGACGCCGCCGACGTCAACCCCAACCCGGCGCGCGTGGACATCAAGAAGGCCACCGCGATCAACGCCGACCACATGCGCCTGCTCGCGCCCGAGGACTTCACCGAGCGCATGGTGCCCTATCTGCAGGCCGCCGGCGTGGTGTCCGATCCGATCACCGAGCGCGAGCACGCGCTGCTCGCGAGCGCGACTCCGCTCGTCCAGCCGCGCATGAACCTGCTCGGGGAGGCGCCCGACATGCTGCGCTTCCTGTTCGTGGCCGACGAGGACCTCGTGATCGAGGAGGACGCGACCCGGAAGCTGGGAGAGGATCCCGGGGCCGTGCTCGACCGCGCGATCGCCGAGGTCGAGGCCCTGGACGCCGACGCCTTCGCGACCGCGACCCTCGAGAAGCGCCTGCGCGGCGCGATCGTCGACGAGATGGGCATCAAGCCGCGGCTGGCCTTCGGACCCCTGCGCAGCGCGATCTCCGGGCGCCGGATCTCCCCGCCGCTGTTCGAGTCGATGGAGCTGCTCGGACGGGACTCCTCGCTCGCGCGGCTGCGGTCCTTCCGCGACCGCCTCGCGGCCGCCTGA
- a CDS encoding HAD family hydrolase, which produces MADPRLRDALCGVEAVLFDIDHTLVDTAGAFAAALRHAVTPLLGADADHDAIAAQWSRDRSGWYRAYTRGEVGYGEQRHRRIDEVLTDRDARPLDADGFAVFDRAFDEAFAAAWRPFPDAIIAVRRLRAAGLPLGAMSNAAAALQTRKLTAVGLAESVPLLATMDTFGVGKPDPRMFLEGARRLGTDPAHVVYVGDEPDIDADAATAAGLIGVHLQREHDRRFERCRPDQRRHLEVGDLTALADALALPSPGPTG; this is translated from the coding sequence ATGGCCGACCCTCGTCTGCGCGACGCCCTGTGCGGGGTGGAGGCCGTGTTGTTCGACATCGACCACACCCTCGTCGACACGGCGGGCGCCTTCGCGGCAGCCCTGCGCCATGCCGTGACCCCGCTGCTGGGCGCGGACGCCGACCACGACGCGATCGCCGCCCAGTGGTCGCGCGACCGCTCCGGCTGGTACCGCGCCTACACGCGCGGCGAGGTCGGCTACGGCGAGCAGCGCCACCGCCGCATCGACGAGGTCCTCACCGACCGTGACGCCCGCCCGCTCGACGCCGACGGCTTCGCTGTCTTCGACCGGGCCTTCGACGAGGCCTTCGCCGCGGCGTGGAGGCCGTTCCCGGATGCGATCATCGCCGTGCGCCGCCTGCGTGCCGCGGGCCTGCCCCTCGGCGCGATGAGCAACGCGGCCGCGGCGCTGCAGACGCGCAAGCTGACCGCGGTGGGGCTCGCCGAGTCGGTGCCGCTGCTGGCCACGATGGACACCTTCGGGGTGGGCAAGCCCGATCCGCGCATGTTCCTCGAGGGGGCGCGCCGGCTGGGCACGGATCCCGCGCACGTCGTCTACGTGGGCGACGAGCCCGACATCGACGCGGACGCCGCCACGGCGGCCGGCCTGATCGGCGTGCACCTGCAGCGGGAGCACGATCGCCGCTTCGAGAGATGCCGCCCCGACCAGCGTCGCCACCTCGAGGTGGGAGACCTCACAGCCCTCGCGGACGCTCTCGCTTTGCCCTCACCTGGGCCGACCGGCTAG